Proteins from a genomic interval of Ictalurus furcatus strain D&B chromosome 2, Billie_1.0, whole genome shotgun sequence:
- the LOC128624204 gene encoding cytochrome c oxidase assembly protein COX18, mitochondrial has translation MWNNVGRLSTMTWLKLSIPGSLRSGFHGVQRTRNPQVRCISQVVFRTDSTPRTAPSLSSRSVTLMPALYLHCVRRVSTTGSGWYESVADSAPVHFTEQLLISSQQTTMLPWWAGIICTTLALRTVVTLPLAVYQAAIIAKIEALQKEIAELAQRLRYEISIRAKEKGWSEKTCRYHFKKNLRQIVSELYVRDNCHPFKASLLVWVQLPMWVCVSLALRNISVGLEHIPSGLQHELAAGGTLWFPDLTVPDSTWIIPVSLGLINLLITEVYALSKLEQSKFQKYVTNFIRGLSLVMIPLAATVPSSMALYWFSSSCIGLGHNLLLRSPRFRALCRIPPSHSDSHTPYRDIAAAFVAKYIK, from the exons ATGTGGAATAACGTCGGAAG GCTCTCGACCATGACATGGTTGAAACTCTCCATTCCTGGATCCTTAAGGTCAGGTTTCCATGGCGTCCAGAGGACAAGAAACCCCCAGGTGAGATGCATCTCCCAGGTCGTGTTCAGAACAGACTCAACACCCCGAACTGCTCCCTCTCTCAGCTCCAGAAGCGTCACGCTCATGCCAGCTTTGTACCTGCACTGTGTGCGGCGCGTGAGCACGACCGGTTCCGGATGGTATGAGAGTGTGGCGGATTCTGCTCCTGTCCACTTCACCGAGCAGCTCCTGATCTCCAGCCAGCAGACAACGATGCTGCCGTGGTGGGCGGGGATCATCTGCACTACGCTGGCACTGCGCACTGTCGTCACTCTGCCGCTCGCCGTCTACCAGGCTGCTATCATCGCAAAG ATCGAAGCCTTGCAGAAGGAAATAGCAGAGTTAGCACAACGGTTACGCTACGAGATCTCCATCAGGGCCAAGGAGAAGGGCTGGTCTGAGAAAACGTGCAG gtaccattttaagaagaaTCTGCGGCAGATCGTGTCTGAGCTGTACGTGAGGGACAACTGCCACCCGTTCAAGGCCAGTTTGCTCGTCTGGGTGCAGTTGCCCATGTGGGTGTGCGTCTCTCTCGCCCTGCGTAACATCAGCGTGGGTTTGGAACACATTCCGTCTG gattGCAGCATGAGCTGGCAGCAGGTGGCACTCTCTGGTTTCCGGACCTCACGGTACCGGACTCCACCTGGATCATCCCCGTGTCTCTGGGTCTCATCAACCTGCTCATCACTGAG GTATATGCCCTGAGCAAGCTCGAACAGTCAAAGTTCCAGAAGTACGTGACCAACTTCATCAGAGGACTCTCTCTAGTCATGATTCCTTTAGCCGCCACCGTCCCTTCA TCCATGGCTCTGTATTGGTTCAGTTCCAGCTGCATTGGTCTAGGTCACAACCTCCTCCTGCGTTCTCCACGTTTCCGCGCTCTCTGCCGAATCCCACCATCGCACTCGGACTCTCACACTCCCTACAGGGACATCGCTGCTGCCTTCGTGgctaaatacattaaataa